From Pogoniulus pusillus isolate bPogPus1 chromosome 16, bPogPus1.pri, whole genome shotgun sequence, a single genomic window includes:
- the BSN gene encoding protein bassoon isoform X2, which produces MRGRGQPGPPAEGPRKMLQVDARSQGSGRSPSVSPDRGSTPTSPYSVPQIAPLPSSTLCPICKTTELTSSSGQPNFNACTQCHSKVCNQCGFNPNPHLTQVKEWLCLNCQMQRALGMDMTTAPRSKSQQQLHSPSPSPSHSPAKHPTPSAVDKSPSATRTLPPEPPKPQPATPQREPHGQGQPKPQEAARSSPQHQQAKPSSSEQRKMTGDAGVKPAAPAPGAGAQEQPQEGLTGKLFGFGASLLTQASTLMSVQPEAPPPSQASPGKVPPKIVFSDASKEAGPKAPGAQGRAGATPATKPSKPEQGVKPKEVPKAKVSCPLCKAEINVGSSEPPNYNTCTTCHQQVCNMCGFNPTPHLVEKNEWLCLNCQTQRLLEGSLGDPAPVPMPTPKQTPTSSPQHRPPAAGQQQRAPAPSPAEPAVPSERQSSPAKTLRATEQSRTQSPAPAEKKPPPPAEEKPLPKAVPEPSRAPESTASKGKSITPKPEVESKESRAPPEAPRAKEQEDGSKPYPPDLSRSPQSLSDTGYSSDGISSSQSEITGLVQQEEEKLSGTGLAGQSPPSPSELTKLESSMRPLLEGRGAPPEPAERSKGSTELREEQRQRQRPRYLSIAPEAFDSDEELEDILEEDEDSMDWENRRERRESAESSDEFGSKLRHDYVEDSSEGGFSPVPPRSKGREAEVSDEEFMRRQILEMSAEEDNLEEEEEGYGRAKYSIPKTGQKAEAEKGKEPALTKRRLPHGASSMYTEERKDMEVAEGDDLSTAQGGLRRFKTIELNSTTGYGREMEMGQEADTSMDREPELEMESLTGSPEERSRGEYSSTLPATTPSYTSGTSPTSISSLEEDSDSSPSRRQRLEEVKQQRKARHRSHGPLLPTIEDSSEEEELREEEELLREQEKMREVEQQRIRSTARKTKRDKEELRAQRRRERSKTPPSNLSPIEDASPTEELRQAAEMEELHRSSCSEYSPSIDSEAESFDAVTSKLYKSGSEYNLPTFMSLYSPTEKGESSPSQTTSKPLKSAEEAYEEMMRKAEMMQKQQVQQGQPAVSYSSTYQQVSYRGTGAQNGFEYQYAEEYQYDGGSSRPSQPSYPSALPKVGAVYEEILQTSQSISRMHQSSSFDLALEQSQKAKGQEEVYPEKHFLNAESAYADLMKQNGGPLTPGTSPTQLSAPVSFSTSDSGTAKAIPDVRVTQHFAKEGQDLAKLQSTPAAPSPVPKAASTPYTYSKGTSTVTTVASGPASAPRSYSSPTPEAPSVASRSYTPVKTTVSYGSQTEDTSRSKAVVEISVQTAREKLPTVSDSKPPAPKTYPFFKSSSPPLSPTSPTQSPTRTTKATAEFSTQTQSPLLPYEGLSATTAIPATSSPMVAQGTQTPHRSGSPRLTRQASSQDAPFMVITLAADAASQTKPVSSGSLTSPTSSPTRPSQQLPAHGYSQTPEQEQPPGAYVRAQSVKEHAQKAPAVTSATDGITGLYGWGALPAENISLCRISSIPGTSRVEPGPKVPSTNAVDLRTALKSAPIIITDQGMDLTSLATEARKYCLTLDHIPSRQSTAIQPLIINLNAQEQPHAIIAAASTASLAIASPMILSQSKQPMVYGDPFQSRMDFGQGTGSPVCLAQVKQVEQGVQTAAVRASGAAGSKPEPTAAPQTKFARYSLPGQMVKKDVLIAQTGGTQNTGGLPQTFPTDPGSELYRAVPVELKSQSPLLALGGKKSQVMMVQMEEAAAGPVTKVLKEEPPDNVLDLTGMKPESQVACCDMVYKFPFGGSCTGAFNPTSKMPEKKAGEAVAPVRKASGPLYGGRESELPDTFPYREQPAPAPPLYEEQKFYSTGNFGRLYSSMSDTNLSEIGMNYYPMKGDQPFHSPAGDAAVDLSTMKHSYSVGFAEGGYLGQGLQYGSFSDLRQPADMLGHPLPMRRYSSVSNIYSDYRFSPRGDLASFQESSLAHYSATTAREISRMCAALNSMDQYGGRHTNGPDMLPYGPSAGPGGTGGMTAQQQGPTPAKPGGMYNPTFPEARQGFGSLAHYNVPGIRLGAVRQMFPSTATVRAADGMIYSTINTPIASTLPITTQPASVLRPMLRGLYRPYGPGSVAAVPLASLTRLPVVTPRVPLATQGLYRYPAPSRPAPAASLMETPVYLGKPVSTAPVAAGAGPTIKAPAAATSGLQRVEPAGAAPRAEAPVASAAPSAASKDSGQAATVPKAPLEGTQREEREREEERQRKQQEHVLQLERERVELEKLRQMRLQEELERERAELQRHREKEQLLVQRELQELQCIKQQVLQQQQEERHAQLALQREQLAQQRLQLEHIHQLQHQLQQQLEEQKRQKTIFPVPAEPTARLPEGPTEVPRGVPHNGQAWLPPSQAPPEGSAGPRYPMPQRPLSSSASDMSLQIEESWEPGRGIKKRNSMPRLRDAYEKEATREAFAARKTADSSVQTDEEDGEERYLLSRRRRARRSTDCSVQTDEEDSGEWEQPVRRRRPRTSRHADSGTEGKAEGAARGTASVGIQTISDCSVQTEPDQLLRVSPSIHITTHDPRVEIVKYISAPEKTQRGESLACQTEPEPAPQPGIVVPQLTVPTTIPPYSTNIQMVSTGPLDPHTVRQQTLGKFEKKKPDPLEIGYQSHLPAESLSQLVTRQPPRSPQVLYSPVSPLSPHRLLESSFATSERLNKAHVPPQKHFTADSAQRQQTLPRPIKTMQRSLSDPKPISPTAEEASKDRFSLYQHSLLPGTQVAGLQSSPLARKVKRTLPSPPPEEPHVPLASPATSQLYLSSLATKATAPVTKASLLKELDRDLRLVEHEATKLRKKQAELDEEEKEIDAKLKYLELGITQRKESLLKERGGPRDHPYLHFPGDRRDYLSDSELHRLRLAAYDGTGLRPAPTGQFPDFASTPASYNAYPYPTPQGPTTFPQARLQPPQYPTASTTQDELQTTPLPTFASPSTFPAPGTAYSELGTPGQPGFRPQNPYQAPSAFSGAASAPVAQPTLFQSPADIASGHQKPRQTSLADLEQKIPTNYEVIGAATSSSAVPDVTFSTAPVSGSYEQYKAPEARTSERASTAQGPSASFSSESLYTNLEQNIPRNYVMIEDISELTKESPAVEGQKGEPVGTGADSRHGREKTELGDAESSSRPCCYAKAEEESEEDIYDHHGSDYRGKNSYHRGMESNGRVSGSSTSSSYYYGDSEYRHASRVDKHGPGAPLPKHSSKNLAPAVVSSKRSKHRKQGMEQKISKFSPIEEAKDVESDLASYAVTTSVGSSNVASRAKKMQEEITYGLKKNVYEQQKYYGVSSRDLVDEEERVYSASSRTRSSGYGVEKSSSREVGSRSKSYEREGMERSQKGSSKPSSLGMSQSRGRPPIRTQPSEEESPVSPLGKSVGGSRTAGGPGPQSAGDPCSPFCSSHSLPDVQKHIKDVPRSHSYKHEEGYGMDDAHCVVSDSEAYHLGQEETDWFDKPREARAERVRHYGGHSSSQKRTPVKHTYHDYDEPPDEDMWHHDDYPQHREHRHHGEYGRHTGTSRHASDEPPRRSTKQHPREPGRHEPRGHEPRTAPKKAQQSESRAPAPYGPSSAEYGPPSRSSAHHHGAETPKTQKPSQPHGSATSALKPEALAHPQQPAARQQQSGQQAARQQPAVRQAAQPVGSAQPEARGRTQGPPSSRPPQQQPGPAQAAGKAPATQHAQPGGHPVPAPKAEQTDTSKPAAKVPQQPGRAPTAQPLGAAADSKAGPRTAGPRGPTGMATGQPGAEGESVFSKILPGGAAEQAGKLTEAVSAFGKKFTSFW; this is translated from the exons GTGAAGGAATGGTTGTGCTTGAACTGCCAGATGCAGCGAGCGCTGGGGATGGATATGACCACCGCTCCTCGCTccaagagccagcagcagcttcactcTCCTTCACCAtccccctcccactccccagcCAAGCACCCGACACCCTCAGCTGTGGATAAGTCCCCATCAGCCACCCGCACCCTGCCACCTGAGCCACCCAAACCTCAACCCGCTACACCCCAGAGGGAACCACACGGCCAAGGCCAGCCAAAACCTCAGGAGGCGGCCAGGTCCTCCCCGCAGCATCAGCAAGCCAAGCCTTCCTCTTCTGAGCAGAGAAAGATGACGGGAGACGCGGGGGTGAagccagctgccccagcccctggggctggagcacaagagcagccccaggaggggctcacaggGAAGCTCTTTGGCTTTGGGGCGTCCCTCCTGACCCAGGCGAGCACGCTCATGTCTGTCCAGCCAGAAGCACCCCCTCCAAGCCAGGCGTCTCCTGGCAAAGTGCCTCCAAAAATCGTGTTCAGTGATGCCAGCAAAGAAGCTGGTCCCAAAGCCCCGGGGGCACAGGGCCGGGCTGGTGCCACACCGGCCACAAAGCCGAGCAAGCCGGAGCAGGGTGTCAAGCCAAAGGAAGTGCCGAAAGCAAAGGTCTCGTGCCCCCTCTGCAAAGCGGAGATCAACGTGGGCTCCAGCGAGCCCCCCAACTACAATACCTGCACAACCTGCCACCAGCAGGTCTGCAACATGTGTGGCTTCAACCCTACGCCTCACCTGGTGGAG AAAAACGAATGGCTGTGCTTGAACTGCCAAACTCAGCGCCTGCTTGAAGGCAGCCTCGGTGACCCTGCCCCAGTGCCGATGCCTACCCCAAAGCAAACGCCCACCAGCTCCCCGCAGCACCGGCCGCCGGCcgctggccagcagcagagagccccCGCGCCGTCACCTGCCGAGCCGGCGGTACCCTCTGAGCGGCAGTCTTCACCGGCAAAGACTCTGCGGGCtactgagcagagcaggacccagagccctgccccagctgaaaAGAAGCCCCCACCGCCAGCCGAGGAAAAGCCACTGCCCAAAGCTGTCCCAGAGCCTTCCAGAGCTCCAGAGAGCACTGCATCAAAGGGGAAGAGCATAACCCCCAAACCAGAGGTGGAGAGCAAGGAGAGCCGGGCACCCCCCGAGGCACCGCGGGCAAAGGAGCAGGAG GACGGGAGTAAGCCTTACCCGCCGGACCTGTCCCGCAGCCCCCAGAGCCTGAGTGACACTGGCTACTCTTCTGATGGCATCTCCAGCTCACAGAGCGAGATCACCGGCCTGGTGcagcaagaggaagagaagctgaGCGGCACTGGGTTGGCTGGGCAGagtccccccagcccctccgaGCTGAccaagctggaaagcagcatgaGGCCCCTGCTAGAAGGGCGAGGTGCTCCACCAGAGCCTGCAGAGCGtagcaaaggctccacagagctGCGAGAGGAGCAGCGGCAACGGCAGCGCCCGCGGTACCTCTCCATTGCCCCCGAAGCCTTTGACTCTGATGAGGAGCTAGAGGACATcctggaggaggatgaggactCGATGGATTGGGAGAACCGGCGGGAGCGGCGGGAGAGTGCCGAGTCCTCAGACGAGTTTGGTAGCAAGCTGCGGCACGACTACGTGGAGGACAGCAGTGAAGGGGGCTTCTCACCGGTGCCCCCGCGGTCCAAGGGCCGGGAGGCAGAGGTGAGCGACGAGGAGTTCATGCGGAGGCAGATCCTGGAGATGAGTGCTGAGGAGGACaacctggaggaggaggaggaagggtacGGGCGTGCCAAGTACAGCATTCCCAAAACCGGGCAGaaggctgaggcagagaagggcaaagagccGGCATTGACCAAGCGGCGCCTGCCACATGGTGCCAGCAGCATGTacacagaggagaggaaggataTGGAGGTGGCAGAGGGCGACGACTTGAGCACAGCCCAGGGTGGTCTGCGGCGCTTCAAGACCATTGAGCTGAACAGCACAACTGGCTATGGCCGGGAGATGGAGATGGGCCAGGAGGCAGACACCAGCATGGACCGGGAGCCTGAGCTGGAGATGGAGAGCCTGACAGGTTCTCCAGAGGAGCGCTCCCGGGGCGAGTACTCCTCCACTCTGCCGGCCACAACGCCCAGCTACACCTCAGGCACCTCACCCACAtccatctcctccctggaggaggaCAGCGACAGCAGTCCCAGCCGCCGGCAGCGGCTAGAGGAggtgaagcagcagaggaaggctcGACATCGCTCCCATGgccccttgctgcccaccaTTGAGGATTCAtccgaggaggaggagctgcgggaggaagaggagctgctgcgGGAGCAGGAGAAGATGCGGGAGGTAGAGCAGCAGCGCATCCGGAGTACAGCACGCAAGACCAAGCGTGacaaggaggagctgagagctcaGCGGAGGAGGGAGCGCTCCAAAACTCCCCCCAGCAACCTCTCTCCCATCGAAGATGCCTCCCCCACTGAGGAGCTGCggcaagcagcagagatggaGGAGCTGCACCGCTCGTCCTGCTCTGAATACTCACCCTCCATCGACTCGGAGGCAGAGAGCTTTGACGCTGTGACCTCCAAGCTGTACAAGTCAGGCAGCGAATACAACCTGCCCACCTTCATGTCACTATACTCCCCGAcggagaagggagagagcagccccagccagaCCACCAGCAAGCCCCTCAAGAGTGCTGAGGAAGCTTATGAGGAGATGATGAGGAAGGCAGAGatgatgcagaagcagcaggtccAACAAGGCCAGCCAGCTGTTTCCTACAGCAGCACCTACCAGCAGGTCAGCTACCGTGGCACCGGGGCCCAGAATGGCTTTGAGTACCAGTATGCAGAGGAGTACCAGTATGATGGTGGCTCCTCAcgcccctcccagcccagctatCCCAGTGCCCTGCCAAAGGTGGGAGCAGTGTATGAGGAGATCCTGCAGACCTCGCAGAGCATCTCCAGGATGCACCAATCCTCCTCCTTTGACTTGGCCCTTGAGCAGAGCCAGAAGGcaaaggggcaggaggaggtgtaCCCAGAGAAGCACTTCCTCAATGCCGAGAGCGCCTATGCTGACCTGATGAAGCAGAATGGTGGTCCGCTCACTCCTGGCACCAGCCCCACACAGCTCTCCGCTCCTGTCTCCTTTTCCACCTCTGACAGCGGCACAGCCAAGGCCATTCCTGATGTCCGGGTCACCCAGCATTTTGCAAAAGAAGGTCAAGACCTAGCCAAGCTCCAGAGCACCCCAGCAGCACCTAGCCCAGTGCCCAAGGCTGCCAGCACTCCTTACACCTACAGCAAAGGTACCAGCACAGTGACAACAGTGGCAAGCGGCCCTGCGAGTGCACCACGGAGCTACAGCTCCCCAACTCCAGAGGCCCCATCTGTAGCCAGCAGAAGCTACACTCCAGTGAAGACCACTGTCAGCTACGGCTCACAGACAGAGGACACCAGCAGAAGCAAGGCGGTTGTAGAGATCAGTGTACAGACAGCCAGGGAGAAGCTCCCAACAGTGAGCGACAGCAAGCCCCCAGCACCCAAGACATACCCCTTCTTCaagagctccagccctccactCTCACCCACCTCCCCCACACAGAGTCCCACCCGAACCACAAAGGCCACGGCAGAGTTttccacacagacacagagcccCCTTCTTCCCTATGAGGGTctctctgccaccactgccATCCCTGCCACCTCTTCCCCCATGGTGGCACAGGGAACACAAACACCACACCGGTCAGGTTCACCACGTTTGACCCGACAGGCTTCGTCACAGGATGCCCCCTTCATGGTGATCACTCTGGCAGCTGATGCGGCCAGCCAAACCAAGCCAGTCAGCTCTGGCTCCTTGACATCCCCCACCTCATCACCTACCAGgccaagccagcagctgccagcacatggCTACAGCCAGacaccagagcaggagcagccaccaGGCGCCTATGTCAGGGCACAGTCAGTGAAGGAGCATGCCCAGAAGGCACCTGCTGTGACTTCAGCCACTGATGGCATCACTGGGCTGTATGGCTGGGGAGCACTCCCTGCAGAAAACATCTCCCTCTGCCGCATCTCCTCCATCCCTGGTACATCTCGGGTCGAGCCAGGACCCAAAGTGCCGAGCACTAATGCTGTGGACTTACGGACTGCGCTGAAGTCTGCCCCCATCATTATAACAGACCAAGGCATGGATCTCACCTCCTTGGCCACTGAGGCCAGGAAGTACTGTCTGACCTTGGACCACATCCCAAGTCGGCAATCCACCGCCATCCAGCCTTTGATTATCAACCTCAAtgcccaggagcagccccaTGCCATCAtcgcagcagccagcactgccagcctggccatCGCCTCTCCCATGATCCTCTCACAGTCCAAGCAGCCCATGGTCTATGGAGACCCTTTCCAGAGCCGGATGGACTTTGGGCAGGGGACCGGGAGCCCTGTGTGCTTGGCACAGGTGAAGCAGGTGGAGCAGGGTGTCCAGACAGCTGCTGTCAGAGCCAgtggggcagctggcagcaaacctgagcccactgcagcccctcagaCCAAGTTTGCAAGGTACAGCCTGCCAGGCCAAATGGTGAAGAAGGATGTGCTCATTGCTCAGACTGGTGGAACACAGAACACTGGTGGCCTCCCACAGACCTTCCCAACAGACCCTGGTTCAGAGTTGTACCGGGCGGTGCCAGTGGAGCTGAAGAGCCAGAGccctctccttgccctgggAGGCAAGAAGTCCCAGGTGATGATGGTGCAgatggaggaggcagcagctggcccaGTGACCAAAGTGCTGAAGGAGGAGCCGCCAGACAATGTGCTGGACCTCACCGGCATGAAGCCAGAGAGCCAGGTGGCCTGTTGTGACATGGTCTACAAGTTCCCCTTTGGTGGCAGCTGTACTGGTGCTTTCAACCCCACCTCTAAGATGCcagagaagaaagctggggaggcagtGGCCCCTGTCCGGAAAGCCAGTGGCCCCCTCTATGGCGGCAGAGAATCAGAGCTGCCAGACACTTTCCCTTACCgggagcagccagccccagcacctccactCTATGAGGAGCAGAAGTTTTACTCCACTGGCAACTTTGGCCGCCTCTACTCCTCTATGTCAGACACAAACCTCTCTGAAATTGGGATGAACTATTACCCCATGAAGGGGGACCAGCCCTTCCACTCCCCAGCAGGTGATGCCGCTGTGGACCTCAGCACCATGAAGCACTCCTACAGTGTGGGCTTCGCTGAGGGAGGTTACCTGGGCCAGGGGCTGCAGTACGGCTCCTTCTCTGACCTTCGCCAGCCAGCAGACATGCTGGGCCACCCACTCCCCATGCGGAGGTACAGCTCAGTCTCCAACATCTACTCTGACTACCGCTTCTCACCCCGGGGGGATCTGGCCAGCTTCCAGGAGTCCAGCCTGGCCCACTACAGTGCCACTACGGCACGTGAGATCAGTCGCATGTGTGCTGCCCTCAACTCCATGGACCAGTATGGGGGCCGGCACACCAATGGCCCTGACATGCTGCCCTACGGCCCTAGTGCTGGGCCAGGGGGCACAGGAGGAatgacagctcagcagcagggcccTACACCCGCCAAACCTGGGGGGATGTACAACCCAACCTTCCCCGAGGCACGGCAGGGCTTTGGCAGCCTGGCACATTACAATGTCCCTGGTATCCGTCTAGGCGCTGTCCGGCAGATGTTCCCTTCCACCGCCACCGTGCGAGCCGCCGATGGCATGATCTACTCCACCATCAACACACCCATTGCCTCCACACTGCCCATCACCACGCAGCCAGCCTCAGTTCTGCGGCCCATGCTGCGTGGTCTCTACAGACCGTATGGCCCCGGCAGCGTGGCAGCTGTCCCTCTGGCCAGCTTGACCAGGCTGCCAGTCGTCACCCCACGTGTCCCACTGGCAACACAGGGCCTCTACCGCTACCCAGCCCCAAGCcggccagccccagcagcctcactGATGGAGACACCTGTCTACCTGGGCAAGCCTGTTAGCACTGCACCAGTGGCAGCAGGTGCTGGTCCCACTATCAaagcccctgctgcagccaccagtggTTTGCAAAGAGTGgaaccagcaggagctgctcctcgtGCTGAGGCACCAGTGGCATCAGCAGCACCTTCAGCGGCCAGCAAGGACAGTGGGCAAGCAGCCACGGTGCCCAAAGCACCACTGGAAGGGACTCAGCGGGAGGAGCGGGAGCGGGAAGAGGAACGGCAGCGCAAGCAGCAGGAGCacgtgctgcagctggagcggGAGCGTgtggagctggagaagctgcGGCAAATGCGGCTCCAGGAGGAGCTTGAACGGGAGCGTGCAGAGCTGCAGCGGCATCGGGAAAAGGAGCAACTGTTGGTGCAgcgggagctgcaggagctgcagtgcatcaagcagcaggtgctgcagcagcagcaagaggagcgGCATGCACAGCTGGCCCTGCAGCGGGAGCAGCTCGCCCAGCAACGCCTCCAACTTGAGCACATCCACCAGCTtcagcaccagctgcagcaaCAGCTGGAGGAACAGAAGCGTCAGAAGACCATCTTCCCTGTGCCCGCCGAGCCCACTGCCCGCCTGCCCGAGGGTCCCACTGAGGTGCCACGGGGCGTGCCACACAATGGGCAGGCATGGCTGCCACCAAGCCAGGCGCCACCAGAGGGGTCTGCCGGCCCTCGCTACCCCATGCCGCAGCGACcactcagcagctcagcctcgGACATGTCACTGCAAATCGAGGAGTCCTGGGAGCCTGGCCGGGGCATCAAGAAGAGGAACTCAATGCCACGGCTGCGGGATGCCTATGAGAAAGAGGCAACAAGAGAGGCCTTTGCAGCAAGGAAGAcagcagacagcagtgtgcagacAGATGAGGAAGATGGAGAAGAGCGGTACCTGCTATCACGGCGGCGGCGGGCACGGCGCAGCACTGACTGCAGTGTGCAGACAGACGAGGAGGACAGTGGAGAATGGGAACAGCCTGTTCGCCGCCGGCGACCCCGGACCTCACGGCATGCTGATTCTGGCACCGAGGGCAAGGCAGAGGGGGCGGCCCGTGGCACAGCCAGTGTGGGCATTCAGACCATCAGTGACTGCTCAGTGCAGACAGAGCCTGACCAGCTTCTCCGCGTCTCTCCATCCATCCACATCACCACCCATGATCCCCGAGTGGAGATTGTAAAGTACATCTCGGCCCCAGAAAAAACACAGCGAGGCGAGAGCCTGGCCTGTCAGACAGAGCCGGAGCCAGCTCCCCAGCCCGGCATAGTAGTCCCCCAACTGACGGTCCCCACCACCATCCCACCCTACTCCACCAACATCCAGATGGTGAGCACTGGCCCCTTGGACCCTCACACTGTCCGACAGCAGACTCTGGGCAAGTTCGAGAAGAAGAAACCGGATCCCCTGGAAATTGGCTACCAGTCCCATTTGCCTGCCGAGTCCCTCTCCCAGCTGGTGACCCGCCAGCCACCCCGCTCTCCCCAGGTCCTCTACTCGCCTGTCTCCCCGCTGTCCCCTCACCGCCTCCTTGAGTCCTCTTTCGCCACCAGTGAGCGGCTGAACAAGGCTCACGTTCCCCCGCAGAAGCACTTCACTGCTGACTCAGCCCAGCGCCAGCAGACGCTGCCACGCCCTATCAAGACCATGCAGCGCTCCCTCTCCGATCCCAAGCCCATCAGCCCCACCGCCGAGGAGGCCAGCAAGGACAGGTTCTCCCTCTACCAgcactcactgctccctggcacccaG GTGGCAGGGCTGCAGTCAAGCCCACTGGCACGCAAGGTGAAGCGGACGCTGCCCAGCCCACCTCCCGAGGAGCCCCACGTTCCCCTGGCTAGCCCAGCCACCTCCCAGCTCtacctgagcagcctggccaccaaGGCCACTGCACCAGTCACCAAGGCCAgcctgctgaaggagctggaccGTGACCTGCGGCTGGTGGAACATGAGGCCACCAAACTGCGGaagaagcaggcagagctggacgaggaagagaaagagattgATGCTAAGCTGAAGTACCTGgagctgggcatcacccagcgcAAGGAGTCACTGCTAAAGGAGCGGGGTGGCCCACGGGACCATCCTTACCTGCACTTCCCTGGGGACCGCCGCGACTACCTGTCCGACAGCGAGCTGCACAGACTGCGTCTTGCTGCTTACGATGGCACTGGCTTGCGCCCCGCACCCACCGGGCAGTTCCCTGACTTTGCCTCCACCCCTGCCTCATACAATGCCTACCCATACCCCACCCCGCAGGGTCCCACCACCTTCCCACAGGCAcgtctgcagcctccccagtaCCCTACAGCCAGCACCACACAGGATGAACTGCAGACAACCCCACTGCCCACCTTTGCCtcacccagcaccttcccagcccctggcactgcctacTCAGAGCTGGGCACCCCAGGCCAGCCAGGCTTCCGGCCTCAAAACCCCTACCAAGCCCCAAGCGCCTTTTCTGGGGCAGCCAGTGCACCAGTAGCACAGCCAACCCTcttccagagccctgcagacatAGCTAGTGGGCACCAGAAGCCACGGCAGACATCTCTGGCTGACCTGGAGCAGAAGATCCCCACTAACTACGAGGTCATAGGTGCAGCtaccagctcctctgctgttcCTGATGTCACCTTTAGCACTGCACCAGTGAGTGGCAGCTATGAGCAATACAAAGCACCTGAAGCCCGAACATCTGAGagagccagcacagcacagggcccCTCGGCCAGCTTCTCTTCTGAGTCCCTCTACACTAACCTGGAGCAGAACATCCCTCGTAACTACGTAATGATAGAAGAcatcagtgaactcaccaaggAGAGCCCAGCAGTGGAGGGGCAGAAAGGGGAGCCAGTGGGCACAGGTGCTGACAGCCGCCATGGCAGAGAGAAGACTGAGCTGGGGGATGCTGAGAGCTCCAGCCGGCCCTGCTGCTACGCCAAAGCTGAGGAGGAGTCTGAGGAGGACATCTATGACCACCATGGCTCCGACTATCGAGGGAAGAACAGCTACCACAGGGGCATGGAGAGTAATGGCAGAGTGTCAGGGAGCTCCACGAGCTCATCCTACTACTATGGGGACAGTGAATACCGGCATGCCTCAAGGGTGGACAAGCACGGCCCTGGTGCACCGCTACCAAAGCATTCATCCAAGAACCTGGCACCTGCTGTTGTGTCCTCGAAGCGCAGCAAGCACAGGAAGCAGGGCATGGAGCAGAAGATCTCCAAGTTCTCCCCCATTGAAGAAGCCAAAGATGTGGAATCGGACTTGGCCTCTTATGCAGTGACAACCTCAGTTGGAAGCAGCAATGTGGCCTCCAGGGCTAAGAAGATGCAGGAGGAGATCACCTATGGCCTAAAGAAGAATGTCTATGAGCAGCAGAAGTACTACGGTGTCTCCAGCCGGGATCTGGTGGACGAGGAGGAGCGGGTCtattctgccagcagcagaacccgCTCCTCTGGCTATGGGGTGGAGAAATCCTCCAGCCGGGAGGTGGGCAGTAGAAGCAAGTCCTATGAGCGGGAGGGTATGGAGCGCTCCCAGAAAGGCAGCTCCAAGCCCTCATCCCTTGGCATGAGCCAGAGCCGTGGGCGACCACCCATCCGCACACAGCCCTCAGAGGAGGAGAGCCCCGTCAGCCCTCTGGGGAAGTCAGTGGGTGGGTCACGCACTGCAGGGGGACCCGGCCCCCAGTCGGCGGGGGACCCCTGCTCCCCATTCTGCTCCAGCCACTCGTTGCCTGATGTGCAAAAGCACATCAAAGACGTGCCAAGGAGTCACTCGTACAAGCACGAGGAGGGCTACGGCATGGACGATGCCCATTGCGTTGTCTCGGACAGTGAAG CCTATCATTTGGGTCAGGAGGAGACAGACTGGTTTGATAAGCCCAGAGAGGCACGAGCAGAGAGGGTCAGGCACTACGGTGGCCACTCTTCCTCGCAGAAGAGAACCCCAGTTAAGCACACCTACCACGACTACGATGAGCCCCCCGATGAGGACATGTGGCATCACGATGACTACCCCCAGCACCGTGAGCACCGCCACCATGGAGAGTACGGGCGCCACACTGGCACTTCCCGGCATGCCAGTGACGAGCCCCCACGCCGCTCAACCAAGCAACATCCACGAGAGCCTGGCCGCCATGAACCCCGTGGCCACGAGCCCCGCACTGCTCCCAAGAAGGCACAGCAGTCTGAGTCCCGCGCACCTGCCCCCTatggccccagctctgctgagtacGGCCCACCATCCCGCAGCAGTGCTCACCATCATGGCGCTGAGACCCCCAAGACACAGAAGC